A genomic stretch from Tamandua tetradactyla isolate mTamTet1 chromosome 15, mTamTet1.pri, whole genome shotgun sequence includes:
- the NUDT16 gene encoding U8 snoRNA-decapping enzyme, whose product MAGSRRLELAEALALGPGWRHACHALLYAPDQGLLFGRIPLRYAVLMQMRFDGRLGFPGGFVDARDGSLEDGLNRELREELGEAVAAFRVGRADYRSSHAGAGPRVVAHFYAKRLTPEQLAAVEAGAPQAKDHGLEVLGLVRVPLYTLRDGVGGLPAFLENSFIGAAREQLLEALQDLGLLESGSVPGLKIPARH is encoded by the exons ATGGCGGGGAGCCGCCGCTTGGAGCTGGCCGAGGCGCTGGCGCTGGGGCCCGGCTGGCGGCACGCGTGCCACGCGCTGCTCTACGCGCCGGATCAGGGGCTGCTGTTCGGCCGCATCCCGCTGCGCTACGCCGTGCTG ATGCAGATGCGCTTCGATGGGCGTCTGGGCTTCCCCGGCGGCTTCGTGGACGCCCGGGATGGCAGCCTGGAGGACGGGCTGAATCGCGAGCTGCGCGAGGAGTTGGGCGAGGCGGTGGCCGCGTTCCGCGTGGGGCGCGCAGACTACCGCAGCTCGCACGCCGGCGCCGGGCCGCGCGTCGTGGCCCACTTCTACGCCAAGCGCCTGACGCCCGAGCAGCTGGCGGCGGTGGAGGCCGGCGCGCCGCAGGCCAAGGACCAcgggctggag GTGCTCGGCCTGGTGCGGGTGCCCCTGTATACTCTGCGGGATGGTGTAGGGGGCCTGCCTGCCTTCCTGGAGAATTCCTTTATCGGCGCTGCACGGGAACAGCTGCTGGAAGCCCTGCAGGACTTGGGACTCCTGGAGTCTGGCTCTGTCCCGGGCCTGAAGATCCCAGCTCGTCACTAG